Proteins found in one Terribacillus sp. DMT04 genomic segment:
- a CDS encoding alcohol acetyltransferase gives MKTDWYKLDSAGKLYASTVTSRVSTVFRLSVNLYISINGELLQEALEETLEEVASFKVVVKRGVFWYYFEKTNSIPVVTKEYYYPCSNLFFRGRNTFPYRVLYYNKKISLELSHMLTDGTGGIEFLKLLVKNYLRKEGLVSESVSEDKKDYHLDNAFFQHYEEVVPSYQETLDKAYKIPIRLDKRGVYHVTTGNVKTQAIKNLAKQHQTSITTYLLALYAETLIEIQQKNSDKKRPISINVPVNLRNFFKSDTLQNFFVSVPITIDPRLGVYSFQEIIEAISIDLKRFVNEKQLKMLIARSVRGERNMLLRSLPLFVKDWISPMVHARFGENYYTSSISNLGLIVLEQEVEKHIERFEFYPPPSIGNKIKVGLISHKANMYITFGSLSNDSLVERMFFRKLVKEGIHVKIETNRSAY, from the coding sequence ATGAAAACAGATTGGTACAAACTAGATAGCGCTGGGAAACTATATGCATCAACTGTTACATCCAGAGTATCTACCGTTTTTCGTCTTTCAGTCAATCTGTATATCAGTATTAATGGAGAATTGCTGCAAGAAGCACTGGAAGAGACGTTAGAAGAAGTTGCCTCATTCAAAGTCGTTGTAAAACGAGGCGTGTTTTGGTATTACTTTGAAAAGACAAACTCTATTCCTGTGGTGACGAAAGAATATTATTATCCTTGTTCGAATCTATTTTTTAGAGGACGAAACACGTTTCCGTACAGGGTGCTCTATTATAATAAAAAGATTTCGTTAGAACTATCTCATATGCTGACGGACGGAACAGGCGGAATTGAATTTTTAAAGCTTCTCGTCAAAAATTATCTAAGAAAAGAAGGTTTGGTGTCTGAGTCGGTTAGTGAAGACAAGAAAGACTACCATCTTGATAATGCTTTCTTTCAGCATTACGAGGAAGTGGTGCCAAGCTATCAGGAAACGTTGGACAAAGCGTATAAAATACCGATCCGGCTGGACAAACGCGGTGTGTATCATGTCACAACCGGAAATGTAAAAACACAAGCGATAAAGAATCTGGCGAAACAACATCAAACATCGATTACTACCTACTTGCTCGCTTTATACGCAGAAACATTAATTGAAATTCAACAGAAGAATTCGGATAAGAAAAGACCAATTTCCATTAATGTTCCTGTGAACTTGCGCAATTTCTTTAAAAGTGACACGCTGCAAAATTTCTTTGTTAGTGTGCCAATCACGATTGATCCTAGATTAGGTGTGTACAGCTTTCAAGAAATAATTGAAGCCATCAGTATCGATCTAAAACGGTTTGTAAATGAAAAACAGCTTAAAATGTTAATTGCTCGCAGTGTTAGGGGAGAGCGTAATATGCTGCTTCGTTCGCTGCCTTTATTTGTAAAAGATTGGATTTCGCCAATGGTGCATGCGAGATTTGGCGAAAATTATTATACAAGCTCTATTTCTAACTTAGGCCTTATAGTACTGGAGCAAGAAGTAGAAAAACATATTGAACGATTTGAATTTTATCCGCCACCTAGTATCGGTAATAAAATCAAAGTAGGGTTAATTAGTCACAAAGCGAACATGTATATTACATTTGGCAGTTTATCGAATGACAGCCTGGTAGAAAGAATGTTCTTCCGAAAATTAGTTAAAGAAGGCATTCACGTGAAAATAGAGACAAATAGGAGTGCATATTAA
- a CDS encoding YhgE/Pip domain-containing protein, with amino-acid sequence MFKNKLLFLSPIIVLVIIFIFSLTLIPSVQPEAKNLPVAIVNEDTGVAIPNQGQMNMGQTIVEMVKENAEATADQEDPAVKWIEVSNAEEVQKGLDNQEYYGALVIPEDFSEKQSSLQTETPSSPGIELFVNQGMNTMASTIAGQVLNGVVDNINNNVRTQLLDGLEQQGVPLTTDQAESLVSPVKKEIITVNETGANSANGNAPSSLFQPLWMASIASAAIIFIALRKVTTTNRKENFSVKMMQIIAGAIVTLVVGFGLTWMADTIAGFHIPDFTSTAFFLAITSFSFFLMISAVLSVIGLKGIPIFILMLFFGAPLLAMAPEMLSPFYQHWIYAWLPMRFMVEGLRELLFFDTGLTWGSVSTLVWIGIAGMVILLASALQSKTTTKETEDQALVG; translated from the coding sequence ATGTTCAAAAACAAGCTGCTATTTCTATCACCAATTATCGTTTTAGTCATTATATTTATTTTCTCGCTTACATTAATTCCATCTGTGCAGCCTGAAGCTAAAAATCTGCCGGTTGCAATCGTAAATGAAGATACAGGGGTCGCTATACCAAATCAAGGGCAAATGAATATGGGCCAAACGATCGTAGAGATGGTAAAAGAGAATGCAGAAGCAACTGCAGACCAAGAAGATCCTGCTGTGAAATGGATTGAAGTAAGTAACGCGGAGGAAGTTCAAAAAGGATTAGATAACCAAGAATATTATGGAGCGTTGGTTATACCGGAAGATTTCAGTGAAAAGCAGTCTTCCTTACAAACGGAAACACCTTCTTCCCCTGGCATTGAACTATTTGTTAACCAAGGCATGAATACAATGGCATCTACAATTGCCGGACAAGTATTGAATGGTGTAGTGGACAACATAAACAATAATGTTCGTACGCAACTTCTAGACGGGTTAGAACAACAAGGAGTACCTTTAACTACAGATCAAGCGGAAAGCCTAGTGAGCCCGGTTAAAAAAGAAATCATAACTGTAAACGAAACAGGCGCGAATAGTGCAAACGGTAATGCACCGAGTTCATTATTTCAACCGCTTTGGATGGCGAGTATAGCGAGTGCTGCTATTATTTTTATCGCACTGAGAAAAGTAACTACTACGAACCGAAAAGAGAACTTTTCAGTAAAAATGATGCAAATTATTGCAGGTGCAATTGTCACACTTGTGGTCGGATTTGGTTTAACTTGGATGGCCGATACGATAGCAGGGTTTCATATACCAGATTTCACTAGTACAGCATTTTTCTTAGCAATTACATCTTTCAGTTTCTTTCTTATGATTTCAGCGGTGCTTTCTGTCATTGGGCTTAAAGGAATACCAATATTTATTTTAATGTTATTCTTTGGTGCACCATTGCTTGCTATGGCTCCAGAAATGCTGTCACCATTTTATCAGCATTGGATTTACGCGTGGCTGCCAATGCGGTTTATGGTCGAAGGTTTACGAGAATTGCTCTTCTTCGATACAGGCCTGACTTGGGGTTCCGTATCCACTCTTGTATGGATAGGAATAGCAGGTATGGTAATCCTATTAGCTTCTGCATTACAATCTAAAACAACAACTAAAGAAACAGAAGATCAAGCGTTAGTTGGTTGA